CCGTTGTCCTTCATCGCCAATGTCCTGGGGAAAAGTGTGAGAAGGGCAATGCAACTCCTGATGTAGTTGCATTCGAACTCATATGCCCTGTCGTTGCTGTCAACCCGGAACATGTCGAATATCCTCCTCATATTTCGCCCTATGACATTCCCCGCATGGAAATAGACTCTTATGTTGGACGGCACCAGTCGAATCTCCTGAACTATCCTGCCGCTGAACCTTCTGTACCAGAATATCTTCTTCAGTTCCATTTCCATATCTTCAGGAAGGGGGACTACACGTATAACGGGAGCAATCCTGAAGCCGTTTATTGAAGTTATGTCTGCCATCTCGGATACCCTGAGCGCGGTGGCCGCATGTTCAAGCCCCTGGCCGCCGTATGGCGATCCTCTCAGCCAGAGCTCGCCTGTTATGAACCTTGCCGGTACCCCGTTTGCCTTTCGTATTTTGTCCCTCAGAACCGCATCGCCTGTAAGCGATGCCACGTATTCGGGGTCAAGCAACCGGAGCGAGAAGGGATCAGTTGTTGAACCAATCCCCTTGACCGAGAGATGAAAGTCCGTCCCGTCTATATTCGCAACAGGTTCCGGCGAAATCGCCCCCCTGTTATCGTCTTCGATGAACAGGTCGCTTCCATCAGGCGTACCTGCATTGAGCGCGGTGAGGTTTTCGGGAAGATAAATTGAGTTGAAACCGGGGAGAGAGGAGAAATGTCTGTTGGTGATGATCTCCTTGGCAGCATAGGAGTAGAGCCTCAGGTTCGTTCCGAGTATTTCCACAGCCAGGTCTCCTGTTTTCCATTCCGAGAAGTAAACAGCCTCTGGGAAGGATGAATTGTGCAGGAGCCGACGGAGTTACAGATTAATGGAATTTACGGCCTGCGTTTGAGTACGTGCCCTGGCACTTAATGGAAGGGGATTTCAACGCAGCAAGGCATGCAGGAGTGTTGTCGGTGTGATTCGTGGTATGATTTACGAATTTCGTCATTTGTGCGCAAAGCGCGTTGGACTGTGATGACGCGCCGTCAGGCTTCCAGGGCACGGAACAGAGACTTTTACTGAAACCCGATAAGAACTTTATAAATAATCAGGAACTGTTGCGAGTACGTAAAAGGGCGTGGCTGTGATGAAAGTTCTGGTTGTTGATGATTCCTCTCTGACGCGGGCAGCAATGGTAGCGGCGCTTTCTGCGTACAATTATGAGATTGTGGGAGAGGGACAGGATGGAAATGATGCGGTGCGCTTATATTCGGAGAAGAATCCGGATGTTGTTCTCATAGATCTGGCTATGCCTAACAAGGACGGCCTGGAGGCCATAAAGGAGATACTGCACAGCTATCCGGATGCGAAGATAGTTGCAGTAAGCGCGCTGTATGACAGAACGATGCAAAAGAGAGCAATAGAGCTTGGAGCCTCATCATATATTATCAAACCATTTGAACTGAGCGAGCTCATAAGCGTCATGAGCAAGTTTGAGAAGTGAAGCACGGGTGTAAATTTGCTGCTTGGCGCTCACGTTGGCATTGGCGGCGGATTTGAAAACGCCGTCACATCGGGTCTCTCTATAAAGGCTGACGCAATCCAGATATTCACAAGAAACCAGATGCAGTGGAAGGCAAAACCGATCGAACAGAGTGACGCGGAACAGTTCAGAACAGTGTACGGCGAGTCAGGACTGAAGAGTATCGTTGCTCACGGTTCCTACCTCATCAATCTTGCCAGCCCCGAAGACAGGCTGAGACGCATTTCGATAGAAGCAGCTGTGGACGAAATGACAAGATGCGGCCAGCTTGGCGTGCAGACATACATTTTCCATCCCGGCAGCCACATGGGCTCCGGGGACGAGAAAGGTGAAAACACAGAGGTGGAGAGCCTGAGGGAAGTGCTTCGCCAGACGGAGGGTTCTGATGTGAGAATGGCTCTCGAAACCATGGCCGGACAGGGCAATGTGATATGCCACAGTTTCGAATCGATAGCACGCATCCTCGATGCCGTGGATTCGCCCAGACTCGGAACCTGCATAGACAGTTGCCACATATTTGCAGCAGGTTACGATATAAGAAACGTGAAAGGCCTGAATGCAACGATGAAAAAATTCCGGGACACAATTGGCATGAAGCGCCTGCTTGCATTTCATCTGAATGATTCCAGAGCAGACCTCGGGAAACGCCTTGACAGACATGAAAACATAGGCAGGGGAAAGATTGGAATAGAGGGATTCAGGGCACTGATGCATTACCGCGGGCTTTCCCGCATACCCATGATACTGGAGACGCCCGGCGGTGAGAAAGCATACAGAAAGGAAATATCGACGCTCAGGAGACTCTAGTTTGCCGTATCAGTTCCGCATAGAGCGATTCATACTTCTTCGCCGATGCCTCCCATGAATGGTCCGTAGACATGCAGTTTCTTACCAGAACAGACCATGTTTCCGGCAGCGAGAAAGTCTGGACGGCGCGCGTGAGAGCATAAGCGAGCTGTTCTTCACTCTCATCCTCAAATACGAACCCGTTTCCTTCCGCCGTGTCCGGATCGAAATCCGTGACCGTATCGGCCAGACCGCCAGTTCTCCTCACCACTGGCACGGAGCCGTAACGCATGCATATCATCTGACTCAAACCGCACGGTTCGAATCTTGAGGGCATTGCAAAAATATCGGACGCCGCATACATCCTGTGGGCGAGCTCCTCGTCATAGCGCAGGACGGCCCTGACATTTATATCCGAAGCGGCTTTTTCCTGAATCCTGTTCATAAGGTCACGATCGCCTGTTCCGAGTATAATGAACTGAAATCCTCCTTCAATATCATCGAGTGCGTCGATCAGCAGGTCAATGCCTTTCTGTGCCCAGAGACGGCCGATAGAGACGATGAGGGGTCTCTTCACCTGCGGCAGCGAGAATGTTCTCTGAAGTGCACTCTTGCAGGCGGACTTTCCATTCA
The Candidatus Sysuiplasma acidicola genome window above contains:
- a CDS encoding response regulator is translated as MKVLVVDDSSLTRAAMVAALSAYNYEIVGEGQDGNDAVRLYSEKNPDVVLIDLAMPNKDGLEAIKEILHSYPDAKIVAVSALYDRTMQKRAIELGASSYIIKPFELSELISVMSKFEK
- a CDS encoding deoxyribonuclease IV, with product MLLGAHVGIGGGFENAVTSGLSIKADAIQIFTRNQMQWKAKPIEQSDAEQFRTVYGESGLKSIVAHGSYLINLASPEDRLRRISIEAAVDEMTRCGQLGVQTYIFHPGSHMGSGDEKGENTEVESLREVLRQTEGSDVRMALETMAGQGNVICHSFESIARILDAVDSPRLGTCIDSCHIFAAGYDIRNVKGLNATMKKFRDTIGMKRLLAFHLNDSRADLGKRLDRHENIGRGKIGIEGFRALMHYRGLSRIPMILETPGGEKAYRKEISTLRRL